GAGAGGCTCTAGCCATGGCATGGGCCTGCTTGTATCCTGATTTCACAGAATATTCCCCATCTTTTGTTAATGGCCAGATCAAGTAGTCCTTCTCGGAGGACCAGCTAATGGGAGTTTGTAGGACTTTTAGAGCTTTGTTCTGTGGCAGGGTGGTGTTAACTTGCTCCATCTTCCACGATTTTGTGGTTTGATCCATGAAAGAGGCCACTTTTGTGTCACCTAAGACTTGGATGTCAGTTAGTTTTTCCCCTGAGCTCAGCCACCTGTCCTTTATAATATTGATATTCTGATCATTACTCACCATCCACTGACTGTTCTCACTAATGTGATTTCTACCTTGCAGCAGGCTCATCCATACCCGCGAAGCATTTCTCCCTTTTGCTGCATTACGAAAATCTCCATTAGGGAAGTAGATCCCTTTCATCACTCGAGCCCAGATAGATTGAGGTTGTTAGAGTAATCCTCCAGGCTTGTTTGGCGAGCAAGGCTATGTTGAGAAGCTCAAAGTCTTTAAATCCGAGCCCACCTTCTGGTTTACTTTGGGTGAGGACTTCCCATTTTCTCCAATGGATTCCTCTCTCCTTATGGTTTGGCTTCCATCAAAATTGAGCAATTTTTGCGCAGGGCTTTTTACAGAAACCAATCGGTATCTTAAGGATTGCCATAGCGTAGCTTGGAATAGCTTGGAGTACGGCCTTGATAAGCACTTCCTTGCCGGCTTGATTAAGGAGCTTTCCCCTCCAACCCTCTACCTTGGCCATCACCTTATCCTGAATCCATAGAAGTGCAGAGGACTTTGGGCCTCCCCACTCAGCGGGGAGGCCGAGGTATTTTCCAAGGGTATCCCAAACATTGACATGGAGGATGTTTGCTAGAAGAGTCTTCTTTTGGGAGGGAATGCCTATACCTGCAATAAGACATGGGTTACACTTGGAATAAGATTTCTCTTTTACTTCGGAATGATAAATTTCACCCTCTGAATTGATTCCGGGACCTCTCTCACCTCAACTCTTATATCGcctaactcttatcacttaaAATATCATTCGGAGTCCAATTTAATAAATTGTATAACTCATTCTTAAATtgcttaatttattttaacaaaTTATAAAATCATTTCTCCATGCGAATTCCTAGTTACGCTGACGCCGTGACTTTTTCTAGAATAAATTATTTCCTCAAAATTTTACCAAATCCTATGCGATACTCTTTAGTCTTTACACACCCTTCCAATGATATTTACACATCCAGGACAAAAATTTCCCTAAAAATGACTTCAAActcttttcaaaattcaactttcGAAAGTGTATCTATTTTGcactttcaataaaaaaaaaaaactagcttACAAATTCAACCTCTACTCTCTACCGTTTTCTAATTGAGTCACTCAAATAACTTTTAATAAGGTTATTCATAAGTCTTGTCAGTCACCAAAATAGTTTAGGGGGTGTGATATGACTCATTGCTTTCTAGCATGAGATTGGGATCTATGTCGTATCTTTTATAGCTTTTATCAACTCATCCACATGaaaggattgttctcatgatttatctttactattaatataatatttattttctaaaaaaatcacTTATCCCATCATAAAAGCTATTCCTAGTAGCTTATACAAAAATTACTTATTTCCAAATGTGACCTATACACACTTAAAGACCCCAAATTCCAAGGTACATCCTAAAGTGGTGCCCACATCGTGGAGGCTGAAAGTGGATGAAGTGCATCTGCAAAATGCATGACATGCCATgtgtctctccctctctcactGCCAAAAAAGGGAAGAAGAGCACATAGACATAGTAAGTTGTCTCAAAAGAATAACAAGTGGAATGTCGCCATTCTCGTGGGACCTCTACCAATTCCACTCCAGCTTGAGTGTGAAATGGCATGCTTTGATTAACTATTAATCACAATTCCCTCTTTTAATCGACTTGCAATTATATGCTACATTTACATAATGGAGATGAGTTGAAATGGACCAACCAACAAATAGTAGCATGCCTTAGAGAAAGATCATCACATTgacatttcttttttctttttcctatatatttttttataaactacaataacaaaagaaaaacatatttGTCATTCATAGCTTCAATTAAAAGTAAGATTCATGGCAAATAACACTGTTTTGGCAAAGGACTTGGACAAAACAATATATCCGTATACCCCTCTAGTTCTAGCTTCCAGGAAAGTATACTTCTAGGAAAGTAAATGCTTTGGAGTTAAAAAGTACCTGAAACTATTAGAGAACATAGTACTCATGTATTAGATCATAACCTTAAGATGCAGTTAGTTAGTTATTTAGAGATAAACTAAGCtctctttatatagagataaATAGGTAGCTTACATATCCATATCCATCCAACCCATCCATTTGCCACCCCGAGTTACAATCTACCAAGTGCTCTCTTTAAATAGAGATAAATAGGTAGCTTACATATCCATATTCATCCAATCCATCCATTTGCCACCCCGAGTTACAATCTACCAAGTTAGTAGATTGTAACTTGTAAGTGACATCTCTATGAAGGTAGTGGCTAGCTATGTAAGCTACCAATTTATCTCTATATAAAGATAACTTAGTTTACAATTTAATAAATGGAGAATTCCCAATTTTTGTTTTAGCCTTAGACGGTTTAGCTAAAGGTTCCTTAATCATACGATAAAACtcagaaaaattaaattttttagatttcacacctttaaaactcaagaattacggctaaaaataaaaaactacgccaaaactcaaaaaattcataatacttatcctgagcAAAATTTAGTTAAAACCTCCCTTTATCATACTATGAAACTctaaaatttcaatattttttgcATTTCGCAACTCAATTCATGGACTAACACCTTTAAAACACACGAATTatgacaaaaaattgaaaatttcaaccAACACTAAAAAATTTGCACAAGTTTTGGCTTGAGAAATTTTGGTTAAAGCTCCCCTTCATTATAGATGAAACTCGGCAAATTGTTTTTTTGAATTTCGTCACCTATTTCAACggctaatacctttaaaattcaagattttttaacaaaaattgaaaatttccaccAACACTATAAAATTTGCACAGATtttagcatgagaaattttGATTAAAGTTCACCTTCATCATATTATGAAACGtgaaaaatttgatttttttagatTTCGTCACTTATTCCATCGACTAACACCTTTAAATCTTAAGAATTACGgctaaacccaaaaaaaaactacaccAATActcaaaaaaattcataatattaattCTTAGTAAAACTTAGTTAAATCCTCCCTTAATCATACAGTGAAACTCggaaaaagtaatttttttgaattctgtCACCCATTCTAAgggctaatacctttaaaattcaagcatttaaataaaaaaaattgaaaatttcaaccAACACCAAAAAATTAGAACAAATTTTTACTTGAGAAAGTTTGTTTAAATCTCCCCTTCATGATATCatgaaactcggaaaaatttatttttttgaatttcgtcACTCATTCCAATggctaatacctttaaaattcaagaatttcgactaaaaattggaaatttccACCAACACTCAGAAGTTTGCACAAATTTTATCTTGAGAAAATTTGGTTAAAGAACAccttcattatatgatgaaacttgtaaaatttaattttttttggaattcgTCACTTATTCCATGGGCATTTAGctttaaaactcaagaatttcgaacaaaaatttaaattttccaCCAACACTCTTACATTTGGAAAACCTtagcatgagaaagtttggttaaagtTCACCTTCATCATATTACGAAACTtggggaatttaatttttttcggaTTTCGTCAATCATTTCAGGGGCTAACACCTTTAAAACACACGAATTACGGTTAAAAACAAGAAAACTACACCGATACTAAAACAATTCATGATAATAATCCTGAGTAAAACATAGTTAAAGCCTCCCGTCTTTAAAACATGAAACACAaaaagtttaaattttttagatTTCGCAACTAAATCCAAGgtattaaaaatttgaaaacactCAAAATTTTTAACAAATTATGGCTTGAGAAAGTTTGGATTAAGCTCCCCTTCGTCATATAATGAAACTcggaaaattaatttttttgaatttcgtcACCCATTACAAGGGCTAAcacttttaaaattaaagaatttcgactaaaaattggaaattttcaccaacactcagaaatttgcacaaattttagctTGAAAAAAATTTGGTTAACATACCCCTCCATTATATGATGaaacttgtaaaaaaaaattttagaattcgTCACTTATTCCATGGCCATTTTAGctttaaaactcaagaatttcgaaaaaaaattggaaatttccACCAACACTCATGCATTTGCACAAATTTAGCATGAGAAATTTGGGTTAAACTTCTCCTTCATCACATTACGAAACGTgggaatttcaattttttcgGATTTCGTCACTCATTCCATAGGCTAACACCTTTAAAACGCAGGAATTAcagctaaaaacaaaaaaaaacttcaccGACGCTAAAACAATTCATGATATTAATCCTAAGTAAAACTTAGTTAAAGCCTCCCTTCTTTATACCATGAAACTCAaaaagtttaaattttttagatTTCGCAACTAAATCCAAGGGCTAACAGCCTAACACCTTGAAAACTCACGAATTTCgacaaaaaactaaaaatttacACCAACATTAAAAAATTTGCCCATATTTTACGTTGAGAATGTTTAGTTAAGGCTCCCCTTAATCATACGAtgaagctcggaaaaattaattattttgaattctgtcacccattccaagggctaacctttaaaatttaagaatttcgactaaaaatCAGAATTTTCCAGCAACGCTctaaaatttgcacaaatttagcatgataattattttttaaagttcTCATTCATTATATTACGAAAGGTGgagaatttaatatttttcgAATTTCGTCACTCATTCCATGAGCTAACACCTTTAAAACACAGGAATTAcggctaaaaacaaaaaaaactacactgatactaaaaaaattcataatattaatctTGAGTAAAACATAGTTAATGCATCCCTTCTTTATACCATGAAACTcaaaaagtttaatttttttagatttCGCAACTAAATCCATGGGCTAACAACCTTTAAAACTCACGAATTTCGACAAAAAATGGAAACTTTGCACCAACACTTAAAAATTTGCCCATATTTTACGTTGAGAAATTTGGGTTAAGGCTCCCCTTAATCATACGatgaaaatcagaaaaattaatttttttgaattccgTCACACATTCCACgggctaatacctttaaaattcaagaatttcgactaaaaattAGAAATTTCCACAAACACTcagaaatttgcacaaattttagctTGAGAAAAATTGGTTAAAACACTccttcattatatgatgaaacttgtaaaacttaattttttttggaattcaTCACTTATTCCATGGGCATTTACctttaaaactcaagaatttcaaacaaaaattgaaaattttcaccAACATTCTGACATTTGCACAAATTTAGCATGACAAAGTTTGTTtaagttctccttcatcatATTACGAAACGtggggaatttaattttttcgGATTTTGTCACTTATTCCATGGGCTAACAAACTGGAATTAcgacaaaaaacaaaaaaaactacactgatactaaaaaaattcataatattaatctTGAGTAAAACATAGTTAATGCATCCCTTCTTTATACCATGAAACTcaaaaagtttaatttttttagatttCGCAACTAAATCCATGGGCTAACAACCTTTAAAACTCACGAATTTCGACAAAAAATGGAAACTTTGCACCAACACTTAAAAATTTGCCCATATTTTACGTTGAGAAATTTGGGTTAAGGCTCCCCTTAATCATACGATGAAACtcagaaaaattaatttttttgaattccgtcacccattccaagggctaaatacttttaaaattcaagaatttcgactaaaaattAGAAATTTCCACAAACACTcagaaatttgcacaaattttagctTGAGAAAAATTGGTTAAAACACTccttcattatatgatgaaacttgtaaaacttaattttttttggaattcaTCACTTATTCCATGGGCATTTAGCTTTAAATCTCAAGAATttcaaacaaaaattgaaaatttacaCCAACATTCTGACATTTGCACAAATTTAGCATGAGAAAGTTAGTTTAAAGTTCTCCTACATCATATTACGAAACGTGGGGAATTTTTCCTACCGGGCGACCGTTTCAATTTAGTTGAAGTTCGGAGTATtactgagaatatccttttgtatttgattgtaaaatAGATTTTACAttttgagggatgcctcattaaaaaactctcgtggtggagaaaaagagtgcatctttatttttgtcctaaTTTCTGCTTTTACTCGCCGCACCCCTGCCCCATCTTTTGCCCTTCTGATCAGAGCACCACGCCAAACACATCATCCTACAGACTTGATGTGCTCGCTTCTTCCTCTTGGCTCTTGCGAGGCTAGTCCCCTCACCAGACCGCCCCGCGGTAAAGAGGATCTTCTTCTAACTCGCCTCTTTGCTTGTCGCGCTTAGCTGGCCTTGAAGGTTTACAAACTGTCGATCCCACTAGCCTCCAGTATCCCGCCTTCCCCTTTTTCTTACTCTCGCAGCGGCGCGCTCGGTTCCGTTTTTGCACCTTCTTTGGTTTTCCCTGGGGTAGCTCAAATGCTCTCCATCCGTTTTGCTCGACGCCTCCCTGTTTTAGATTCACTCGAACCACATCTTACGTCGCCACCCCCTTTTCTCTGCTCTTCTCTTGGCTCGTGCTTAAAAGAGTCGGCTTCCTAAACCTGGGAAATCCCCAGAGCGTTGCATCTTTCTGACTCCAATTAAAGATGTCAAAATTTTCCTCCACCAGTTTCTCTAGGCGCCTATCTTGGCCAGCCGTGAGCCGGGGCTCAATAGCCAGCACTCCTCTGCTAAATTTGTACATTTCCAAGTCCTCGATTATGTTCGCCCAGCGTTCCTCGGCATGGGCGTCAGTGAACTGCCCATCTCTTCCCGTCCTACCGTCTAACCTTTTCTGACCTTGGCTGCTCCTTAGTCTCTCACTCTTCCGAGCCACCATCTGCTCCAATCTCCCTGGGTCGTTTCACCCTTGGCCTTGAAAACCATGCTGACCTTGACCCCCTTCCAAGATCTCGATCTCGTGACATCTGTGCCCATCACTGGCTCCCTTCTTTCCATACAAACTGAGGCAATTATTATAGCATTCCCTCGCCCTCTGCAGATCTACCACGATTTTCCCGACCTTACCGCAGATCAGTGGGTACTTCACCGCTAGGTGAGCCGTTGAAATTACTGCGCAGAGGCGATTTAGCGTGTTCCGTccgatgatgacattgtatgatGCCACAACCTGCAATACCAAATACCTTACACGCAAAAGCTTGGCGTTCTCGTCAATTCCAAAGACCGTGTCTAAATCCAGGCAGCCACGTACCCAGACCTGTTCTCCCGAGAAACCTACCAGAGTCCTAGTGTACGACATCAGGTCTTTATCTGTTAATCCCAACTGCTCGAATGCATCGCCGTAAATAATATCCGCAGAACTTCCCTGGTCCAAGAGTACTCTTCGCACATTAAAGCTATTGATCCTTACCATTATTACCACAGGATCATCCTTATGTGTCTTGATTCCCTCGAAGTCCGCTGACgatattgtaagatcaagttttgatcgagtagtacaactctatgtttttatgattacaagttaacattttagtatgaacaattatggtactctaacgtgtttttctgagtgtgctcttacaggctctgaccttaatctAATCTCACAccaatcagaagcactgtgcttaaagagtgaccctagcaacacTTTCGCagtctctatgttcaatctgaacagtagaaaagatTCAGAAGATCTGAATTTAATCAAACTCTTATAatgactcagctcacttgaagttctaaagatccagacgttctgacaacccagacactctgaaggttcagaagttctgatggtgtagaagactctgaagacccagaagctgaaaagtgaagactctgaagtcctgAAGCAGAAtggttctgaagaccaagtacttctcctctgagttcataatcagaagatacaacggtcagaggatccatgcttccctctgactctgatcaacaagcttcacaagttccaacacgaagcattcctctaatcagaagtctactaggttaaaggtcaagtcactatccaaagtacaaaagcaaatgtactatcccaACGACCTagcctaacattctcagccacagcagaagctggaaatcccagatctgccctccaacggtagcattcccatgcaatgttcaaaccctaatccttggagtatatatagaggctgaagattgaaagatgcggttggaagaaacaaaaacgcgcaagctatattcaaatcttctaagcattctttcttcattgaattcattgtgtttactacaagcttttaagaagcaatttctttgtaaacaatatttcctaaacagttgtttagtttacctttaggagatcaaggttgatcggatcctagagaagactaagagagtgaatcttagtgtgagctaagtcagtgtattgttagtcacttgtaggtttcaagtgcagttgtaacaattatctgattagtggattgccttcattctaagaaggaagaaatcaccttcacgggtggactggactagcttgagtgattcatcaagtgaaccaggataaaatccttgtgtgcttttcttatctcttatcttaagcactttacttgtgtctcgaaagatttgttaaaatcttaaggtggaagtttttattCGGAAAACGCTATTAAAACCCccccttctatcgtttttcataccttcagatatCACTATGTCTGGATGCTGAAAACCGAATGGGTTTACATACTCTTGCATTGATGTTACCGCCCTTACATGCCTGCGCCTTGCAGAGGGCGTGTCACCACCTCCACCAAAGCC
This portion of the Lotus japonicus ecotype B-129 chromosome 3, LjGifu_v1.2 genome encodes:
- the LOC130749659 gene encoding uncharacterized protein LOC130749659 — encoded protein: MVRINSFNVRRVLLDQGSSADIIYGDAFEQLGLTDKDLMSYTRTLVGFSGEQVWVRGCLDLDTVFGIDENAKLLRVRYLVLQVVASYNVIIGRNTLNRLCAVISTAHLAVKYPLICGKVGKIVVDLQRARECYNNCLSLYGKKGASDGHRCHEIEILEGGQGQHGFQGQG